One window from the genome of Streptomyces sp. WZ-12 encodes:
- a CDS encoding methyltransferase, producing the protein MKQPHKDATPLLPTPLMQLATGFWSFKTYAGAIDVGLFNLLAGGREMTMEEVSGELGIADRPADLLLAGCASLGLLNKSGSRYRNSELSEEYLVEGRPYYFGGFVRYLDRREYPAWQSIVQALRTNRPLTWTPGTQESLFDTEDSETLQLFWDCMYSISTFTARALATAYDFTRHTRLLDVGGGAGAFPIELCRHFGNLSATVFELPHVCDLARQKITDAKMNETVDTVAGDFIRDPELPRGYDTIILSMILHDWDEENGRALLRKCRTALPPDGAVLICELLLNDERTGPPAAALMGMNMLVETEGGKNYSAAEYHNWLLEAGFARVEVLPLKAAGANGVVVGHVS; encoded by the coding sequence ATGAAGCAACCGCACAAAGACGCCACACCACTGCTGCCCACCCCTCTCATGCAGCTCGCCACGGGATTCTGGAGCTTCAAAACCTATGCGGGCGCCATTGATGTCGGCCTGTTCAATCTGCTGGCCGGAGGGCGCGAGATGACCATGGAAGAGGTGTCGGGCGAGCTGGGGATAGCTGACCGCCCTGCCGACCTGCTCCTGGCCGGCTGCGCATCGTTGGGCCTGCTGAACAAGTCCGGTTCCCGGTACCGGAATTCGGAACTCTCGGAGGAGTACCTGGTCGAGGGGCGGCCTTACTACTTCGGCGGGTTCGTCCGCTACCTGGATCGCCGGGAGTACCCGGCCTGGCAGTCCATCGTCCAGGCTCTCCGGACAAACCGTCCCCTCACCTGGACCCCGGGCACGCAGGAGTCGCTCTTTGACACCGAAGACTCAGAGACGCTGCAGCTGTTCTGGGACTGCATGTATTCCATCTCCACCTTCACGGCGCGTGCGCTCGCCACGGCCTATGACTTCACCCGGCACACTCGACTGTTGGACGTGGGTGGCGGCGCCGGCGCCTTCCCCATCGAACTGTGCCGTCACTTCGGCAACTTGAGCGCGACGGTCTTCGAATTGCCACACGTGTGTGACCTGGCGCGCCAGAAGATCACCGACGCCAAAATGAACGAAACCGTCGATACGGTCGCCGGCGACTTCATCCGTGACCCCGAACTGCCCCGCGGCTACGACACCATCATCCTGAGCATGATTCTTCACGACTGGGATGAAGAGAACGGCCGGGCGCTGCTGCGCAAGTGCCGGACCGCTCTCCCCCCAGACGGCGCCGTGCTGATCTGCGAGCTCCTGCTCAACGACGAGCGTACCGGCCCACCGGCTGCGGCCTTGATGGGGATGAACATGCTGGTGGAGACCGAGGGCGGCAAGAACTACTCGGCTGCGGAATACCACAACTGGCTGCTGGAGGCAGGCTTCGCCCGCGTGGAGGTCCTGCCCCTCAAGGCCGCGGGCGCCAACGGCGTGGTCGTCGGCCACGTCAGCTGA